TTATTACAGGCAGAAACAGTAAATGTTTGGATACTCTCTTATCTACTAAGGGGGACTTGTGATGTTAAAAATAAAAATACCGGAAATGCGAGATGTTACTGTCAAAGCTTTTACGACAGTGCAAGAGCTTCTTAGAATGATCGATTTTCCAAACAAAGAAAGTGTTGTTGCTTGCAGGGTAAATAAGGTTCAACGCTCACTTTCTTGGGTTTTGTCAATAGATTCTTATGTTGAATTTATCACAACTGATAGCATTGAAGGCATAGATGTATACCTACGCACTCTTTCCTTTATGCTTACATCTGCTGCAATCAGAAAAACCGGACTAAAACTTCACCTTTCTCAATCGATGAATCAATCTTTCTACTATAAATCCATTGAAAAACCAATAACTATGAAACATAGAGATCTTATTTTTAATGAGATGCAGCGTATGGTAAAGGAAAAAATCGCTATTGAAAGAGAAGAGGTTTCTGTGGACGAAGAACGATCAATAATGACCTCTCAAGGCTATTACGACAAAGAAAGGCTTTTATTTTGGACCGGAAAAGATCCCATTACCTTATATAAGTGTGAGGGAATCTATGACTTCTTCGGACAAGCCGTTGCCATTTCAGCGGCAGACACCCCCGTTTTTGACCTTCATTTATATGAAGAGGGGCTCTATCTTTCCGGACCGACTTTTGAAAACTTCAGGGAGGTCATTGAACTCAAAGTTGATAAAAAAGTTTTTGCAATATTGCAGGATTATTCAAAATGGCTAAATCATCTCTCAGTAGATTCTATGGATTTAATACATAATTTAGTTGCTCGTGGACAGACAAGGGATTTCATAATGCTAAGCGAAGCTCTTCACACAAAGAAAATCTCTGCGATAACGGACGAAATCGAGTCTCACCCCGATGTTCGTTTAATCTGTCTGGCCGGCCCCTCAAGCTCAGGAAAAACAACAATTTCACGAAGACTCCGCATTAATCTTTTGGCCTCTTGTATTGACTCACAAACTATAGAACTCGACAATTACTTTGTAGACAGAAAAAGTACGCCAAAAGATTCAGAGGGTAATTATGACTTCGAAGCGCTAGAAGCAATCAATATTTATTTAATAAACAAACACTTGAAAGCACTTCTTTCCGGAGAAGAAATTGCTGTTCCAAGGTTTGACTTTATGAACGGACTTAGTCAAGAGGGGTATTCTCTCAAGCTAAAACCTAGACAGCTGCTAATTATTGAAGGTATA
This portion of the Synergistaceae bacterium genome encodes:
- a CDS encoding nucleoside kinase yields the protein MLKIKIPEMRDVTVKAFTTVQELLRMIDFPNKESVVACRVNKVQRSLSWVLSIDSYVEFITTDSIEGIDVYLRTLSFMLTSAAIRKTGLKLHLSQSMNQSFYYKSIEKPITMKHRDLIFNEMQRMVKEKIAIEREEVSVDEERSIMTSQGYYDKERLLFWTGKDPITLYKCEGIYDFFGQAVAISAADTPVFDLHLYEEGLYLSGPTFENFREVIELKVDKKVFAILQDYSKWLNHLSVDSMDLIHNLVARGQTRDFIMLSEALHTKKISAITDEIESHPDVRLICLAGPSSSGKTTISRRLRINLLASCIDSQTIELDNYFVDRKSTPKDSEGNYDFEALEAINIYLINKHLKALLSGEEIAVPRFDFMNGLSQEGYSLKLKPRQLLIIEGIHGLNEKLTEGIPPEKIYRIFAGPLTGTNLDLHNRIGTTDTRLLRRLVRDNNKRGHPPETTLKQWPSVVRGSFRYVFPYQESADIIFNSALAYELPVLKGYVKPLLKSISEDSEAYGEAQRLLSLLQFVPVILPDDVPNFSILREFIGKSCFE